One Lepus europaeus isolate LE1 chromosome 7, mLepTim1.pri, whole genome shotgun sequence DNA segment encodes these proteins:
- the LOC133764727 gene encoding olfactory receptor 8B8-like — MSKGIMAPENYSSVTEFILLGLTQQPELQLPLFFLFLGIYVVTVVGNLGLIVLIGLNSHLHTPMYYFLCNLSFIDLCYSCVITPRMLVSFVRQNIISYAECMTQLFFYSFFVIDECCILTSMAYDRYVAICKPLLYKVTMSLQVCLMLTVWTFVMGFAGAVAHTACMLRLTFCDSNIINHFSCDIHPLLQLSCTSTYINELVAFIVVGINVTVPSLTLFVSYTQILSNILRIHSTRGRSKAFSTCSSHIIAVCLFFGSAAFMFLKPSHAESLPQDKVSPIFYTIVGPMMNPFIYSLRNKDVHVALSKTLKKSILFKS, encoded by the coding sequence ATGTCCAAGGGAATAATGGCCCCAGAAAATTACTCCTCAGTGACTGAGTTTATCCTGCTGGGATTaactcaacagccagaactgcagctgcctctcttcttcctcttcctgggaATCTATGTGGTCACTGTGGTGGGGAACCTGGGCTTGATTGTTCTGATTGGTCTGAACTCTCACCTGCACACTCCCATGTACTACTTCCTCTGCAACCTGTCCTTCATTGATCTCTGCTACTCCTGTGTCATAACCCCCAGAATGCTGGTGAGTTTTGTGAGACAGAACATCATCTCCTATGCTGAGTGCATGACTCAACTATTTTTCTACTCCTTCTTTGTAATTGATGAGTGCTGTATCTTGACATCAATGGCCTATGATCGGTATGTGGCCATCTGTAAACCCCTGCTGTACAAGGTCACCATGTCCCTTCAGGTCTGCCTCATGCTAACAGTATGGACATTTGTAATGGGGTTTGCAGGTGCTGTGGCCCACACTGCATGCATGCTGAGACTCACCTTCTGTGACAGCAACATCATCAATCATTTTTCATGTGACATCCATCCACTCCTCCAGCTCTCCTGCACAAGCACCTACATCAATGAGCTGGTGGCTTTCATTGTGGTGGGAATCAATGTAACAGTGCCCAGTCTCACCCTTTTTGTTTCTTATACTCAGATCCTCTCCAACATCCTCCGCATCCATTCTACCCGTGGCAGGTCCAAAGCCTTCAGTACTTGCAGCTCACACATAATTGCTGTTTGTCTCTTCTTTGGATCTGCAGCATTCATGTTCCTAAAGCCTTCTCATGCTGAGTCTCTGCCTCAAGATAAAGTATCCCCTATTTTTTATACCATTGTGGGACCTATGATGAATCCTTTCATCTATAGCTTGCGGAACAAAGATGTTCATGTTGCACTGAGTAAGACTTTGAAGAAAAGCATCCTTTTTAAATCATAG